From a region of the Streptacidiphilus albus JL83 genome:
- a CDS encoding alpha/beta fold hydrolase, translated as MTKEISFPRQHSRTQRFTLGAPRSFTVSPDGRRVVFLRSAGGAERANLLQVLDLPVEGAPSERVAADPAALLGAGGEELTPEERARRERSRESSSGVVGYATDAEVTAAAFALSGRLFLADLLAEGARELPAAGPVLDPRPAPDGRHIAYATTGGELRVIAADGSGDRALASPEHDDVVWGQAEFIAQEEMYRSHGYWWAPEGDQLLAARVDSAPVQRLWIADPANPERPATEVAYPKAGSPNAEVSLAVLGLDGSRTEVEWDRAAYPYLARVHWSAGGPPLLLVQARDQHSQLFLALDPATGATTPVHAEEDPVWLDLFPGVPAWTQDGRLVRIADEGGVRALAVGARLLTGDALHVRAVLDVGADDILLSASAGEGAAAEGSPEVGEVHVYRVAEAGIARVSTEPGYHSAVRSGGLTVLVSAAPDRPGALVRVVRDGVEVAVIASLAQNPVLTARPVLTLAGKSRIPAAVLLPTGYDRERDGLLPVLMNPYGGPHGQVVLAAHNAHLVSQWFADQGFAVVVADGRGTPGRSPGWEKAIAFDFAGSTLDDQVEAVQALAEEYPLDLTRVGIRGWSYGGYLAALAVLRRPDVFHAAVAGAPVTEWTLYDTHYTERYLGDPAVRPEVYAANSLTADAAKLTRPLQLIHGLADDNVVVAHSLRLSSALLAAGRAHEVLPLSGVTHMTPQEEVAENLLLLQVDFLRRSLGLKPPTAG; from the coding sequence ATGACCAAGGAGATCTCCTTCCCCCGCCAGCACTCGCGGACGCAGCGCTTCACCCTGGGTGCCCCCCGATCCTTCACCGTCTCCCCGGACGGCCGCCGGGTGGTCTTCCTCCGGTCCGCCGGCGGGGCCGAACGGGCGAACCTGCTCCAGGTACTCGATCTTCCGGTCGAGGGTGCGCCATCCGAGCGAGTGGCGGCCGACCCGGCCGCGCTGCTGGGCGCCGGCGGCGAGGAGCTCACCCCGGAGGAGCGGGCCCGCCGCGAGCGCAGCCGGGAGAGCTCCTCCGGCGTCGTCGGCTACGCCACCGACGCCGAGGTGACCGCCGCCGCCTTCGCACTGTCCGGCCGGCTGTTCCTGGCCGACCTGCTGGCCGAGGGGGCCCGCGAGCTGCCCGCCGCCGGGCCGGTGCTCGACCCGCGCCCCGCCCCCGACGGCCGCCACATCGCCTACGCCACGACCGGCGGCGAGCTTCGGGTGATCGCCGCCGACGGCAGCGGCGACCGCGCCCTGGCCTCGCCCGAGCACGACGACGTGGTCTGGGGCCAGGCCGAGTTCATCGCCCAGGAGGAGATGTACCGCAGCCACGGCTACTGGTGGGCCCCCGAGGGCGACCAGCTGCTGGCCGCCCGCGTCGACAGCGCTCCGGTGCAGCGCCTGTGGATCGCCGACCCGGCCAACCCCGAGCGCCCCGCGACCGAGGTGGCCTACCCGAAGGCCGGCAGCCCGAACGCCGAGGTCTCGCTCGCCGTGCTGGGCCTGGACGGCAGCCGGACCGAGGTGGAGTGGGACCGCGCGGCCTACCCCTACCTGGCCCGGGTGCACTGGTCGGCCGGCGGCCCGCCGCTGCTGCTGGTCCAGGCCAGGGACCAGCACAGCCAGCTCTTCCTGGCGCTCGACCCGGCCACCGGCGCGACCACCCCGGTGCACGCCGAGGAGGACCCGGTCTGGCTCGACCTCTTCCCCGGCGTCCCGGCCTGGACCCAGGACGGCCGACTGGTCCGGATCGCGGACGAGGGCGGCGTCCGTGCGCTGGCGGTCGGCGCCCGGCTGCTGACCGGCGACGCGCTGCACGTCCGCGCGGTCCTGGACGTCGGCGCCGACGACATCCTGCTCTCCGCCTCCGCCGGGGAGGGCGCCGCCGCGGAGGGGTCGCCGGAGGTCGGCGAGGTCCACGTCTACCGGGTCGCCGAGGCCGGGATCGCCCGGGTCAGCACCGAGCCCGGCTACCACTCGGCCGTCCGCAGCGGCGGGCTGACCGTGCTGGTCTCCGCCGCGCCGGACCGCCCGGGCGCGCTGGTCCGGGTGGTCCGCGACGGGGTCGAGGTCGCGGTGATCGCCTCCCTGGCGCAGAACCCGGTGCTCACCGCCCGCCCGGTGCTCACCCTGGCCGGAAAGAGCCGGATCCCGGCCGCGGTGCTGCTGCCCACCGGCTACGACCGCGAGCGCGACGGTCTGCTGCCGGTACTGATGAACCCGTACGGCGGCCCGCACGGTCAGGTGGTGCTGGCTGCCCACAACGCCCACCTGGTCTCCCAGTGGTTCGCCGACCAGGGCTTCGCCGTCGTGGTCGCGGACGGCCGGGGCACCCCGGGGCGCAGCCCCGGCTGGGAGAAGGCCATCGCCTTCGACTTCGCCGGGTCCACCCTCGACGACCAGGTCGAGGCGGTGCAGGCGCTCGCCGAGGAGTACCCGCTCGACCTCACCCGGGTCGGTATCCGCGGCTGGTCCTACGGCGGCTACCTGGCGGCCCTGGCGGTGCTCCGCCGCCCGGACGTGTTCCACGCGGCCGTGGCCGGCGCCCCGGTGACCGAGTGGACGCTCTACGACACCCACTACACCGAACGCTACCTCGGCGACCCGGCCGTCCGGCCCGAGGTCTACGCCGCCAACTCGCTCACCGCCGACGCCGCGAAGCTGACCCGTCCGCTGCAGCTGATCCACGGCCTGGCCGACGACAACGTGGTGGTCGCGCACTCGCTCCGGCTGTCCTCGGCGCTGCTCGCCGCCGGGCGCGCGCACGAGGTGCTGCCGCTGTCCGGGGTCACCCACATGACTCCGCAGGAGGAGGTCGCGGAGAACCTGCTGCTGCTCCAGGTCGACTTCCTGCGCCGTTCGCTGGGGCTGAAGCCGCCGACGGCGGGCTGA
- the mshB gene encoding N-acetyl-1-D-myo-inositol-2-amino-2-deoxy-alpha-D-glucopyranoside deacetylase, which produces MNVLPPDAPSADRRLLLVHAHPDDESIGNGATMARYAEQGDHVTLVTCTLGEEGEVIGAELAHLAADRDDTLGEHRIGELAAAMGELGVSDHRFLGGPGRYRDSGMMGVESNKRPDCFWQADLDEAAGHLVAVVREVRPQVLVTYDPDGGYGHPDHIQAHRVAMRARELAADPAFRPELGPAHAIAKVYWNCMPRSVLDAGFAALRAAGREAPFPGVAGADDVPGVVPDEQVTAAVDGGAQAGRKAAAMRAHATQIAVDGSFFALSNDLGQPLPTVEYYRLVHGRPGPLGADGREADLFAGLDLATGLPTDSAAAPAVQEASR; this is translated from the coding sequence ATGAATGTCCTGCCGCCCGATGCCCCCTCGGCCGACCGCCGTCTGCTCCTCGTCCACGCCCACCCGGACGACGAGTCGATCGGCAACGGCGCCACCATGGCCCGATACGCGGAGCAGGGTGACCACGTCACCCTCGTCACCTGCACCCTCGGCGAGGAGGGCGAGGTCATCGGCGCGGAGCTGGCGCATCTGGCGGCGGACCGGGACGACACCCTCGGCGAGCACCGGATCGGCGAACTCGCCGCGGCCATGGGCGAGCTGGGGGTGAGCGACCATCGCTTCCTGGGCGGCCCGGGGCGCTACCGCGACTCCGGGATGATGGGCGTGGAGAGCAACAAGCGTCCGGACTGCTTCTGGCAGGCCGACCTGGACGAGGCGGCCGGCCACCTGGTCGCGGTGGTCCGCGAGGTCCGCCCGCAGGTCCTGGTCACCTACGACCCCGACGGCGGCTACGGCCACCCCGACCACATCCAGGCGCACCGGGTCGCGATGCGGGCCCGCGAGCTGGCCGCCGACCCGGCCTTCCGCCCGGAGCTCGGCCCGGCCCACGCCATCGCCAAGGTCTACTGGAACTGCATGCCCCGCTCGGTGCTCGACGCCGGCTTCGCCGCCCTCCGCGCCGCCGGCCGGGAGGCCCCCTTCCCCGGTGTCGCCGGGGCCGACGACGTCCCCGGGGTGGTGCCGGACGAGCAGGTCACCGCCGCCGTCGACGGTGGCGCCCAGGCCGGGCGGAAGGCCGCGGCGATGCGCGCCCACGCCACCCAGATCGCGGTGGACGGCTCCTTCTTCGCCCTCTCCAACGACCTCGGCCAGCCGCTGCCGACCGTCGAGTACTACCGGCTGGTGCACGGCCGCCCCGGCCCGCTCGGGGCCGACGGCCGGGAGGCCGACCTCTTCGCCGGCCTCGACCTCGCCACCGGCCTCCCCACCGACAGCGCCGCCGCACCGGCCGTACAGGAGGCCTCCCGATGA
- a CDS encoding DUF6113 family protein, whose product MTRPHDSLGRATVPGPRSASPRPPEPEYPVGKPVRVTAYVLLLVLGAVVGLAGTFVLSLWFPAGLVLSLAAIAALCCGGRLLTGSRTGSAMAALGWFAMLMVAQAPRPEGDFLLAANAGTYAFLLGGMLIGVICTTLRTLPRVFTDSSSR is encoded by the coding sequence ATGACGCGCCCCCACGACAGCCTCGGCCGCGCCACCGTCCCCGGCCCCCGGTCGGCCTCGCCCCGGCCGCCGGAGCCGGAGTACCCGGTCGGCAAGCCGGTCCGGGTGACCGCCTATGTGCTGCTGCTGGTCCTGGGCGCGGTGGTCGGCCTGGCCGGGACCTTCGTGCTGTCGCTCTGGTTCCCCGCCGGGCTGGTGCTGTCGCTCGCCGCGATCGCCGCGCTCTGCTGCGGCGGCCGGCTGCTGACCGGCTCCAGGACCGGCTCCGCGATGGCCGCACTTGGCTGGTTCGCGATGCTGATGGTGGCCCAGGCTCCGCGCCCGGAGGGCGACTTCCTGCTCGCCGCCAATGCCGGCACCTATGCGTTCCTGCTGGGCGGGATGCTGATCGGCGTGATCTGCACCACACTCCGAACGCTGCCGCGGGTCTTCACCGACTCCTCGTCCCGCTGA
- a CDS encoding ABC transporter permease — protein sequence MTMPTEAALDPTADPAGAEGGPASGSKNAELVGRSPGQLAWIRIKRDKVAVICAVIVALFFVVAYSAPLIAKLYGKNPYTPYGLVDPNLTDASGMPLGSFGGISSQYWLGIEPGGLGRDVFTLLIYGMRTTLTISVLATILSTVLGVGLGLAQGYLGGKADYWLGRISDLLMAFPQQLFFIAFTPVVIALFYPPGNAVPTWFRGTALIVVQVALGWMGLGRLLRGMTLSLREREFIEAAKIAGASPWRIIRKELMPNLGTTILVQTTLSLSGFVTTEAGLSFLGVGMVDPTPDWGRLFQDAAPYYQTDLAFLLVPGLSLMIFTIAFNLLGDSVRDALDPKTAR from the coding sequence ATGACCATGCCAACCGAGGCTGCGCTCGACCCAACAGCCGACCCTGCGGGGGCGGAGGGCGGCCCGGCCAGCGGCAGCAAGAACGCGGAGCTCGTCGGGCGCTCCCCGGGGCAGCTCGCCTGGATCCGTATCAAGCGCGACAAGGTGGCGGTCATCTGTGCCGTCATCGTGGCCCTGTTCTTTGTGGTCGCCTATAGCGCTCCGCTGATCGCCAAGCTCTACGGGAAGAACCCCTACACCCCGTACGGCCTGGTCGACCCGAACCTGACGGACGCCAGCGGTATGCCGCTCGGCTCCTTCGGCGGTATCAGCAGCCAGTACTGGCTGGGCATCGAGCCCGGTGGGCTCGGCCGCGACGTCTTCACCCTGCTGATCTACGGCATGCGCACCACGCTGACCATCTCGGTGCTCGCCACCATCCTCAGCACCGTCCTCGGTGTCGGCCTCGGGCTGGCCCAGGGCTACCTCGGCGGCAAGGCCGACTACTGGCTCGGTCGCATCTCCGACCTGCTGATGGCCTTCCCGCAGCAGCTGTTCTTCATCGCCTTCACCCCGGTCGTGATCGCGCTGTTCTACCCCCCGGGCAACGCCGTTCCGACCTGGTTCCGCGGGACCGCGCTGATCGTGGTGCAGGTGGCGCTCGGGTGGATGGGCCTCGGGCGACTGCTCCGCGGCATGACCCTGAGCCTCCGCGAACGCGAGTTCATCGAGGCCGCGAAGATCGCCGGCGCCTCGCCCTGGCGGATCATCCGCAAGGAGCTGATGCCCAACCTGGGCACCACGATCCTGGTGCAGACCACGCTGAGCCTCTCGGGCTTCGTGACCACCGAGGCCGGCCTCTCCTTCCTCGGCGTCGGCATGGTCGACCCCACCCCTGACTGGGGTCGCCTCTTCCAGGACGCCGCTCCGTACTACCAGACGGACCTCGCCTTCCTTCTTGTCCCCGGCCTCTCGTTGATGATCTTCACGATCGCCTTCAACCTGCTCGGGGACTCGGTCCGGGACGCACTCGATCCCAAGACCGCGCGTTGA
- a CDS encoding ABC transporter substrate-binding protein: protein MRQRKTIAVVAVAAAGALALSACSSSSSSSKTSKADSGPTSTVADFGLGSAADSTGPAPAVAGAKSGGTVYDLEPSGFDYLDPGQVYVSNEMAVSTLYNRTLTGYKTDASGKEILVGDMTTDTGTASDGGKTWTYHLKSGLKFQDGTAITSADVKYAIERLYEAYQTQGPTYLPIWLSGPNYKKVYTGPASGELPQSVIGTPDASTIVFHFTAVHADAPYAMAMPSSGAIERSKDTGANYNNDFQSDGPYMLASPSDYVPNKSLTLVRNPNWNPSTDPIRNDYPDKWVFNLGVQNPQLTTRLEQSVGTDADALSLSTAADASQSDVILNGAQYKSRTISQYAPYVEYLNINTSRVKNVNVRKAIALAFPDAAIQKLYGGPSQLQIGSTLISPTVGGWTNADPFNKTQNPNGDPTAAKALLTQANSVGYKLVYAYANSPRNQKIAVELQLALDAAGFNVVTEPLDNTSYYTLIGTVPNSYDIYRSGWGADWPVASTVVPNLLDGRQIGSGDPDYSQYLSTSTDAQIDTINNNPDVASAAKQWNTLAQQVIANDVPQVPFGFDKFLQIYGSGLGGIRYNQVIGAVDANSVFVSNP from the coding sequence ATGAGACAGCGCAAGACCATAGCCGTGGTGGCAGTGGCCGCAGCAGGGGCACTCGCCCTCTCCGCGTGCAGCAGCAGCTCCAGCTCCTCGAAGACCAGCAAGGCCGACTCCGGCCCCACGTCGACCGTCGCCGACTTCGGCCTCGGCTCCGCGGCCGACTCGACCGGTCCCGCTCCGGCCGTCGCCGGCGCCAAGTCCGGTGGCACGGTCTACGACCTCGAGCCCAGCGGCTTCGACTACCTCGACCCCGGTCAGGTGTATGTCAGCAACGAGATGGCCGTCTCGACTCTGTACAACCGCACGCTGACCGGTTACAAGACCGACGCCAGCGGCAAGGAGATCCTGGTCGGCGACATGACCACCGACACGGGCACCGCGTCCGACGGTGGCAAGACCTGGACCTACCACCTGAAGTCGGGTCTGAAGTTCCAGGACGGCACCGCGATCACCTCTGCGGACGTCAAGTACGCGATCGAGCGCCTGTACGAGGCCTACCAGACCCAGGGGCCGACCTACCTGCCGATCTGGCTCTCCGGCCCGAACTACAAGAAGGTCTACACCGGCCCGGCCAGCGGCGAGCTGCCGCAGAGCGTCATCGGCACCCCGGACGCCAGCACGATCGTCTTCCACTTCACCGCCGTGCACGCCGACGCGCCCTACGCGATGGCCATGCCCAGCAGCGGTGCGATCGAGCGCTCCAAGGACACCGGCGCCAACTACAACAACGACTTCCAGTCGGACGGCCCGTACATGCTGGCCAGCCCCAGCGACTACGTGCCGAACAAGAGCCTGACCCTGGTTCGCAACCCCAACTGGAACCCGTCGACGGACCCGATCCGCAACGACTACCCGGACAAGTGGGTCTTCAACCTCGGCGTGCAGAACCCGCAGCTGACGACCCGTCTGGAGCAGAGCGTCGGCACCGACGCGGACGCCCTGTCGCTGTCGACCGCCGCGGACGCCTCGCAGAGCGACGTGATCCTCAACGGTGCTCAGTACAAGAGCCGTACGATCAGCCAGTACGCGCCCTACGTCGAGTACCTGAACATCAACACCTCGCGGGTCAAGAACGTCAACGTTCGCAAGGCCATCGCGCTGGCGTTCCCGGACGCCGCCATCCAGAAGCTCTACGGCGGCCCGTCGCAGCTGCAGATCGGCTCCACGCTGATCAGCCCCACCGTCGGTGGCTGGACCAACGCGGACCCGTTCAACAAGACGCAGAACCCGAACGGTGACCCGACCGCCGCCAAGGCGCTGCTCACCCAGGCCAACTCGGTCGGCTACAAGCTGGTCTACGCGTACGCCAACTCCCCGCGCAACCAGAAGATCGCCGTGGAGCTCCAGCTCGCCCTGGACGCGGCCGGCTTCAACGTGGTGACCGAGCCGCTCGACAACACCTCGTACTACACCCTGATCGGCACCGTGCCGAACTCGTACGACATCTACCGCTCCGGCTGGGGCGCGGACTGGCCGGTCGCCTCGACCGTCGTTCCGAACCTGCTCGACGGCCGTCAGATCGGCAGCGGCGACCCGGACTACTCGCAGTACCTGAGCACGTCCACCGACGCCCAGATCGACACCATCAACAACAACCCGGACGTGGCCTCCGCTGCCAAGCAGTGGAACACCCTGGCGCAGCAGGTCATCGCGAACGACGTGCCGCAGGTGCCGTTCGGCTTCGACAAGTTCCTGCAGATCTACGGCAGCGGCCTCGGCGGTATCCGCTACAACCAGGTCATCGGTGCTGTCGACGCGAACAGCGTGTTCGTGTCCAACCCCTGA
- a CDS encoding ABC transporter permease: MLRFLTRRALGAIVILICISIITYIAFFAIVPDPARLSCGAKNCTPQMLEQIRINLGFNKSIPVQYWDYMHGIFFGRNFPAFGHCVAPCFGYSFADQEPVWTLIKSDYPTTLTLAVMGALMFLVIGVGLGMISAWKPGSTFDRIASSLSLIGQSTQIYFIGPLLIVLFVVDLGWLSRGSDPTWSTNPIGSITGMLLPAFTMSVIFWSNYSRQVRSLMLEQLSEDHIRAARAKGMSKTYVFMRYALRGAMGPIVTIFGIDLGAVFGGAIITEYTFSLHGLGTLAVSSVNASDLPMEMGVMLFSAASIVIFNVIVDASYALIDPRIRLA, translated from the coding sequence ATGCTCCGATTCCTGACCCGCCGGGCGCTCGGCGCCATCGTCATCCTGATCTGCATCAGCATCATCACGTACATCGCCTTCTTCGCGATCGTGCCCGACCCGGCGCGACTCTCCTGCGGGGCCAAGAACTGCACCCCGCAGATGCTGGAGCAGATCCGGATCAACCTCGGTTTCAACAAGTCGATCCCGGTCCAGTACTGGGACTACATGCACGGCATCTTCTTCGGCCGCAACTTCCCCGCCTTCGGCCACTGCGTCGCCCCCTGCTTCGGCTACTCCTTCGCCGACCAGGAGCCGGTCTGGACGCTGATCAAGAGCGACTACCCGACCACCCTCACGCTGGCCGTCATGGGCGCGCTGATGTTCCTGGTCATCGGTGTCGGCCTGGGCATGATCTCGGCCTGGAAGCCGGGCTCGACCTTCGACCGCATCGCCAGCTCGCTCTCGCTGATCGGTCAGTCCACCCAGATCTACTTCATCGGCCCGCTGCTGATCGTGCTCTTCGTGGTCGACCTCGGCTGGCTGAGCCGCGGCTCGGACCCCACCTGGTCCACCAACCCGATCGGTTCCATCACCGGGATGCTGCTGCCGGCCTTCACCATGTCGGTCATCTTCTGGTCGAACTACAGCCGCCAGGTCCGCTCGCTGATGCTGGAGCAGCTCTCCGAGGACCACATCCGGGCCGCCCGCGCCAAGGGCATGTCGAAGACCTACGTCTTCATGCGCTACGCCCTCCGCGGTGCCATGGGCCCGATCGTCACCATCTTCGGCATCGACCTGGGCGCGGTCTTCGGCGGCGCGATCATCACCGAGTACACCTTCAGCCTCCACGGCCTGGGTACCCTGGCTGTGTCGTCGGTGAACGCCTCCGACCTCCCCATGGAGATGGGCGTCATGCTCTTCAGCGCCGCCTCCATCGTCATCTTCAACGTGATCGTCGACGCCTCGTACGCTCTCATCGACCCCCGGATCCGGCTCGCGTGA
- a CDS encoding ABC transporter ATP-binding protein codes for MTTLAKPEADPVPSNGDAFLSVRDLKVQFATEDGVVNAVNGLSFDLERGQTLGIVGESGSGKSVTNLTILGLHNMRKTTVSGDILLDGEQLVGASDHELSKLRGNKMAMVFQDSLAALSPYYTVGRQIAEPFMKHTGANKREAHDRAVEMLERVGIPQAKTRANDYPHHFSGGMRQRAMIAMALVNDPQLLIADEPTTALDVTVQAQILDLLKDLQQQTGTAIIFITHDLGVIANVADEVLVMYAGRCVEKGTMRQILKESQHPYGWGLLSSIPHLSADVDVPLMPIPGSPPSLLNPPSGCAFHPRCAFRDQVPDDRCVTDRPVLDLANGHFSACHLTPAQKQSIFTEQIQPRLG; via the coding sequence GTGACCACCCTTGCCAAGCCCGAGGCCGACCCCGTGCCGAGCAACGGGGACGCCTTCCTCTCCGTCCGTGACCTGAAGGTCCAGTTCGCCACCGAGGACGGTGTCGTCAACGCCGTCAACGGTCTCTCCTTCGACCTGGAACGCGGCCAGACCCTCGGTATCGTCGGCGAGTCCGGTTCGGGCAAGTCGGTGACCAACCTGACCATCCTGGGCCTCCACAACATGCGGAAGACCACGGTCTCGGGCGACATCCTGCTCGACGGTGAGCAGCTCGTCGGCGCCTCCGACCACGAGCTGTCCAAGCTGCGCGGCAACAAGATGGCCATGGTCTTCCAGGACTCGCTGGCCGCGCTGTCGCCGTACTACACGGTCGGCCGGCAGATCGCCGAACCCTTCATGAAGCACACCGGCGCCAACAAGCGCGAGGCGCACGACCGCGCCGTGGAGATGCTGGAACGGGTCGGGATCCCGCAGGCGAAGACCCGGGCCAACGACTACCCGCACCACTTCTCCGGCGGTATGCGCCAGCGCGCCATGATCGCCATGGCGCTGGTGAACGACCCGCAACTGCTGATCGCGGACGAGCCGACGACCGCCCTGGACGTCACCGTCCAGGCGCAGATCCTCGACCTGCTCAAGGACCTCCAGCAGCAGACCGGCACCGCCATCATCTTCATCACCCACGACCTCGGCGTGATCGCCAACGTCGCGGACGAGGTGCTGGTGATGTACGCCGGGCGCTGCGTGGAGAAGGGGACGATGCGGCAGATACTGAAGGAGTCGCAGCACCCCTACGGCTGGGGCCTGCTGAGCTCCATCCCGCACCTGAGCGCCGACGTCGACGTGCCGCTGATGCCCATCCCCGGCTCCCCGCCGTCGCTGCTCAACCCCCCGTCCGGTTGCGCCTTCCACCCGCGCTGCGCGTTCCGCGACCAGGTGCCGGACGACCGCTGCGTCACCGACCGACCGGTGCTCGACCTGGCCAACGGTCACTTCTCTGCCTGCCACCTCACCCCCGCGCAGAAGCAGTCCATCTTCACCGAGCAGATCCAGCCGCGGCTCGGCTGA
- a CDS encoding ABC transporter ATP-binding protein, whose product MSEQQTVAEDATTPAAKVPAPRTGEPLLEVKGLTKHFPVTAGFLFKRTVGAVQAVDGVDFDIHAGEALGMVGESGCGKSTTGRLVTRLLEPTGGRISYNGVDITHANRKQLAPIRSEIQMIFQDPYASLNPRHTVGTIVAGPMEINNVNPPGGREARVKELLEIVGLNPEHYNRFPHEFSGGQRQRIGVARALGLSPKLIVADEPVSALDVSIQAQVVNLLQQLQRDMGISFLFIAHDLSIVRHFSQRVAVMYLGKVVEIADRDSLYGSPRHPYTHALLSAAPEADPDQVGRERIRLEGDVPSPIAPPSGCRFRTRCWKAQEKCATEEPPLIQLSGNKAGHLTACHFPEDGATVHETPKEIILDPALAAIEGDDKK is encoded by the coding sequence ATGAGTGAGCAGCAGACCGTGGCAGAAGACGCCACCACCCCCGCCGCGAAGGTCCCGGCCCCGCGCACCGGAGAACCCCTGCTTGAGGTCAAGGGGCTCACCAAGCACTTCCCGGTGACCGCCGGCTTCCTGTTCAAGCGCACCGTCGGTGCCGTGCAGGCCGTCGACGGGGTGGACTTCGACATCCACGCCGGTGAGGCCCTCGGCATGGTGGGCGAGTCGGGTTGCGGCAAGTCCACGACCGGACGCCTGGTGACCCGCCTGCTGGAGCCCACCGGCGGCCGGATCAGCTACAACGGCGTCGACATCACCCATGCCAACCGCAAGCAGCTGGCGCCGATCCGGTCCGAGATCCAGATGATCTTCCAGGACCCGTACGCCTCGCTGAACCCGCGGCACACGGTGGGCACGATCGTGGCCGGCCCGATGGAGATCAACAACGTCAACCCGCCCGGTGGCCGCGAGGCCCGGGTGAAGGAACTGCTGGAGATCGTCGGGCTCAACCCGGAGCACTACAACCGCTTCCCGCACGAGTTCTCGGGCGGCCAGCGGCAGCGCATCGGTGTCGCCCGCGCCCTGGGCCTCAGCCCCAAGCTGATCGTCGCGGACGAGCCGGTCTCGGCGCTGGACGTGTCGATCCAGGCGCAGGTCGTGAACCTGCTCCAGCAGCTCCAGCGCGACATGGGGATCTCCTTCCTCTTCATCGCCCACGACCTGTCGATCGTGCGTCACTTCTCGCAGCGGGTCGCGGTGATGTACCTGGGCAAGGTCGTGGAGATCGCGGACCGCGACTCGCTCTACGGCAGCCCGCGCCACCCGTACACCCACGCCCTGCTGTCGGCGGCCCCCGAGGCCGACCCGGACCAGGTGGGCCGGGAGCGGATCCGGCTGGAGGGCGACGTCCCCTCGCCGATCGCCCCGCCGAGCGGCTGCCGCTTCCGCACCCGTTGCTGGAAGGCCCAGGAGAAGTGCGCGACCGAGGAGCCGCCGCTGATCCAGCTCTCCGGCAACAAGGCCGGCCACCTCACGGCCTGCCACTTCCCGGAGGACGGCGCGACCGTGCACGAGACGCCCAAGGAGATCATCCTCGACCCGGCGCTCGCCGCCATCGAGGGCGACGACAAGAAGTAG
- a CDS encoding ABC transporter ATP-binding protein produces MAEAATIRKGEPLLQVRDLEMHFPLTQGIVFKKTVGAVKAVDGISFDLHQGETLGIVGESGCGKSTLAKVLMNLERATAGQVLFKGEDISKVSGRALKEIRRNIQMVFQDPYTSLNPRMTVGDIIGEPYQIHPEVAPRGDRRKAVQDLLDVVGLNPEYINRYPHQFSGGQRQRIGIARGLALKPEIIICDEPVSALDVSVQAQVINLLAGLQSEFNLSYMFIAHDLSIVRHISDRVGVMYLGKMVEIGTDEQIYEHPTHPYTQALLSAVPVPDPSGREGRQRIILSGDIPSPANPPSGCRFRTRCWKAQEKCAVEEPLLAIPEVFRGQDTPAAHPSACHFAEDVDIVGAS; encoded by the coding sequence ATGGCTGAGGCAGCCACGATCCGGAAGGGCGAGCCGCTGCTCCAGGTCCGCGACCTGGAGATGCACTTCCCGCTCACGCAGGGCATCGTCTTCAAGAAGACGGTCGGCGCGGTCAAGGCCGTCGACGGCATCAGCTTCGACCTGCACCAGGGTGAGACCCTGGGCATCGTCGGCGAGTCAGGATGCGGCAAGTCGACGCTGGCCAAGGTGCTGATGAACCTGGAGCGGGCCACCGCGGGGCAGGTGCTGTTCAAGGGCGAGGACATCTCCAAGGTGTCCGGCAGGGCGCTCAAGGAGATCCGCCGCAACATCCAGATGGTCTTCCAGGACCCGTACACCTCGCTGAACCCCCGGATGACCGTGGGCGACATCATCGGCGAGCCGTACCAGATCCACCCCGAGGTGGCGCCCAGGGGCGACCGCCGCAAGGCCGTGCAGGACCTGCTGGACGTGGTCGGGCTCAACCCCGAGTACATCAACCGCTACCCGCACCAGTTCTCCGGCGGACAGCGCCAGCGCATCGGCATCGCCCGCGGCCTGGCGCTCAAGCCCGAGATCATCATCTGCGACGAGCCGGTGTCGGCCCTGGACGTCTCGGTCCAGGCCCAGGTGATCAACCTGCTGGCCGGGCTGCAGAGCGAGTTCAACCTGTCGTACATGTTCATCGCGCACGACCTCTCCATCGTCCGGCACATCTCCGACCGCGTCGGCGTGATGTACCTCGGCAAGATGGTCGAGATCGGCACCGACGAGCAGATCTACGAGCACCCCACGCACCCCTACACCCAGGCGCTGCTCTCGGCCGTGCCGGTCCCCGACCCGTCGGGGCGCGAGGGGCGCCAGCGGATCATCCTCTCCGGCGACATCCCCTCGCCGGCCAACCCGCCGTCGGGCTGCCGCTTCCGCACCCGCTGCTGGAAGGCCCAGGAGAAGTGCGCGGTCGAGGAGCCGCTGCTGGCGATCCCCGAGGTCTTCCGCGGCCAGGACACCCCGGCCGCGCACCCTTCGGCCTGTCACTTCGCCGAGGACGTGGACATCGTCGGCGCGAGCTGA